Proteins encoded in a region of the Trypanosoma brucei gambiense DAL972 chromosome 11, complete sequence genome:
- a CDS encoding syntaxin, putative produces the protein MDRLLQFHSQSGVGFMRGSPPPGSSGGLSRLTAVVPVAAPGSVEAETVTTLETFFEVVATVTESIDRVNVLMCEMSKKHEQAMDTVNVAKCDAIRKEVGDLDDEINNTIQKACKGVEDMENLTKKLKETPEMEGRFAGVIRLEENQRRFVLQKLSETMEGLQKRQLVAEKNYLSQTERRIKIAYSNPDGGEMDDETAHQLAMQVMEKGATTAIFQQSKEVLAQMLETRSDIYRIEMSMRSLNRVFSDLAILVEEQGDLMNVIIRNIDSTNLYMEKAHRELQQARAYQRASRSKLMCLLMIGVIIIALFVAAGLLGSLL, from the coding sequence ATGGACCGCTTGCTTCAGTTCCACAGCCAATCCGGAGTGGGTTTCATGAGGGGCTCACCACCGCCAGGTTCATCCGGAGGCCTGTCACGGTTAACTGCCGTGGTGCCCGTCGCTGCACCCGGTTCGGTGGAGGCGGAAACGGTGACAACTCTAGAGACGTTCTTTGAGGTAGTTGCTACGGTGACTGAGTCTATCGACCGAGTAAATGTGTTAATGTGCGAAATGTCTAAGAAGCACGAACAAGCCATGGACACAGTGAACGTGGCAAAGTGTGACGCGATTAGAAAGGAAGTTGGCGATTTGGATGACGAAATTAACAATACAATCCAGAAGGCGTGTAAGGGGGTCGAGGATATGGAAAACCTAACGAAGAAACTCAAAGAAACTCCGGAGATGGAGGGACGGTTTGCGGGAGTTATTCGTTTAGAGGAGAACCAACGGCGGTTCGTGCTCCAGAAACTCTCGGAGACAATGGAAGGCCTGCAAAAGCGCCAGCTGGTGGCGGAGAAAAACTACCTCTCGCAGACGGAGCGGCGGATAAAAATTGCCTACAGCAATCCAGACGGAGGCGAGATGGACGACGAAACAGCCCACCAACTGGCCATGCAGGTGATGGAAAAGGGTGCAACAACAGCCATTTTCCAGCAGAGCAAAGAAGTTCTGGCTCAAATGCTTGAAACTAGGAGCGACATCTACCGCATTGAAATGTCTATGCGGTCCCTAAACCGAGTCTTCAGCGACCTGGCAATCCTTGTAGAGGAGCAGGGAGACCTCATGAATGTGATTATCAGAAACATTGACTCGACAAACTTGTACATGGAGAAAGCCCACAGGGAGCTACAACAGGCACGTGCTTACCAAAGGGCGAGTCGAAGCAAACTGATGTGTCTTCTGATGATTGGGGTTATAATCATtgctctttttgttgccgCTGGTTTGCTAGGGTCGTTATTGTAA